One Dysosmobacter welbionis DNA segment encodes these proteins:
- the glgD gene encoding glucose-1-phosphate adenylyltransferase subunit GlgD, producing the protein MNGMHGIIFSYEKRNDLRELGEIRSASSIPFGGRYRAVDFALSNLVNAGVTDVGVVLHGHYQSLLDHLGTGKDWDLSRKRGGLKILPPFAYKQHWGEAAVFRGKMEALAGVRSYLEEIRRDYVVLMDGDLVVNLPLSDIYDQHIKSGADITVVCGNDSFETENGTYFELDGTGRVTDVLYHLHRPRGYRGLEVYILSTRLLLDLVDECATRDQYSLRRDVLQARKDSLKLQGYIWGGFAAQIRSVQEYYDRSMQLLDPAIRAELFCAERPIRAKATDKSSAYIGPDGYCENSLIADGCNIEGVVENSILFPGVVVEAGAVVRNCVLFKETAVRRGAAVSHLIADKNVEILPDRTLMGHSSYPIVLAKGSQV; encoded by the coding sequence ATGAACGGCATGCACGGGATCATCTTTTCCTATGAAAAGCGCAATGACCTGCGGGAGCTGGGGGAGATCCGCTCCGCGTCGTCCATCCCCTTCGGCGGGAGGTACCGGGCGGTGGACTTCGCCCTGTCCAACCTGGTGAACGCCGGTGTCACGGACGTGGGTGTGGTGCTTCACGGCCATTATCAGAGCCTGCTGGACCACTTGGGCACCGGCAAGGACTGGGACCTGTCCCGCAAGCGGGGCGGCTTGAAGATCCTGCCCCCCTTTGCATACAAGCAGCACTGGGGCGAGGCGGCGGTCTTCCGGGGCAAGATGGAGGCCCTGGCGGGCGTCCGCTCCTATCTGGAGGAGATCCGCCGGGACTATGTGGTGCTTATGGACGGCGACCTGGTGGTGAACCTGCCCCTGTCCGACATCTATGACCAGCACATCAAGTCCGGCGCGGACATCACCGTAGTCTGCGGCAACGACAGCTTTGAGACGGAGAACGGCACCTATTTTGAGCTGGACGGCACCGGCCGCGTCACGGATGTGTTGTATCACCTCCACCGGCCCAGGGGCTACCGGGGGCTGGAAGTGTACATCCTCTCCACCAGGCTGCTGCTGGATCTGGTGGACGAGTGCGCCACCCGGGATCAGTACAGCCTGCGGCGGGACGTGCTCCAGGCCCGGAAGGACAGCCTGAAGCTCCAGGGATACATCTGGGGCGGCTTCGCGGCGCAGATCCGCTCTGTACAGGAGTATTACGACCGCAGTATGCAGCTGCTGGACCCGGCCATCCGGGCGGAGCTGTTCTGTGCCGAGCGGCCCATCCGGGCCAAGGCCACTGACAAGTCCTCCGCCTACATCGGACCCGACGGCTACTGCGAGAACTCCCTGATCGCAGACGGCTGCAACATCGAGGGCGTGGTGGAGAACTCCATCCTCTTCCCCGGCGTGGTGGTGGAGGCCGGCGCTGTGGTGCGCAACTGCGTGCTCTTCAAGGAGACGGCGGTGCGCCGGGGCGCGGCGGTGTCCCATCTGATCGCGGATAAAAATGTAGAAATCCTGCCGGACCGGACGCTGATGGGACACAGCTCGTATCCCATCGTGCTGGCCAAGGGCAGTCAGGTGTGA
- a CDS encoding CobW family GTP-binding protein: MTKIDIVSGFLGAGKTTLIKKLLAEAFPGEKLVLIENEFGEISIDGGFLKESGVQISEMSAGCICCSLVGDFHKALKDVQAQFHPDRILIEPSGVGKLSDVIVAVQNTADETDDMKLNSFVTVADATKVKVYMKNFGEFYNNQIEAAGTIILSRTQKMSQEKLEAAVAMLREKNADAAILTTPWDQLDGKTILAAIEKVSLADELLGKMRAEHAADEAEHEHAHHHHDHEHAHEEHEHHHDHDHHDHEEHDHHHDHDEHAHHHDHDHECDDPNCSCHHHHHHADEVFTSWGKETPKVFAQADIERILTALDSGDYGKILRAKGIVNGEGGKWIEFDFVPEEHEVRAGHPDYTGRLCVIGAELQEDKLSQLFGL; encoded by the coding sequence ATGACCAAAATTGATATTGTCTCCGGCTTCCTTGGCGCCGGCAAGACCACTCTTATCAAAAAGTTGCTGGCGGAGGCCTTTCCCGGCGAAAAGCTGGTGCTGATCGAGAACGAGTTCGGCGAGATCAGCATTGACGGCGGCTTTCTGAAGGAGTCCGGCGTGCAGATCAGCGAGATGTCCGCCGGGTGCATCTGCTGCTCCCTGGTGGGGGACTTCCACAAGGCGTTGAAGGACGTGCAGGCTCAGTTCCACCCGGACCGCATCCTCATCGAGCCCTCCGGCGTGGGCAAGCTGTCCGACGTGATCGTGGCGGTGCAGAACACCGCCGATGAGACCGACGACATGAAGCTGAACAGCTTCGTCACCGTGGCGGACGCCACCAAGGTGAAGGTCTACATGAAGAACTTCGGCGAGTTCTACAACAACCAGATCGAGGCCGCCGGCACCATCATCCTCTCCCGGACCCAGAAGATGAGCCAGGAGAAGCTGGAGGCCGCCGTGGCCATGCTGCGGGAGAAGAACGCCGACGCCGCCATCCTCACCACCCCCTGGGACCAGCTGGACGGCAAGACCATCCTGGCGGCCATTGAAAAGGTGTCCCTGGCGGACGAGCTGCTGGGGAAGATGCGCGCCGAGCACGCCGCCGATGAGGCGGAGCACGAGCATGCGCATCACCACCATGACCACGAGCATGCGCATGAGGAGCACGAACACCATCACGATCATGACCATCACGACCACGAGGAGCATGACCACCATCACGATCACGATGAACACGCGCATCACCATGACCACGACCACGAGTGCGACGATCCCAACTGCTCCTGCCACCACCATCACCACCACGCCGACGAGGTGTTCACCTCCTGGGGCAAAGAGACCCCCAAGGTGTTTGCCCAGGCGGACATTGAGCGGATCCTCACGGCCCTGGACTCCGGCGACTACGGCAAGATCCTGCGGGCCAAGGGCATCGTGAACGGCGAGGGCGGCAAGTGGATCGAGTTCGACTTCGTCCCCGAGGAGCATGAGGTCCGGGCAGGCCATCCCGACTACACCGGCCGGCTGTGTGTCATCGGCGCCGAGCTGCAGGAGGACAAGCTCTCCCAGCTCTTCGGTCTGTGA
- a CDS encoding TIGR03943 family putative permease subunit, with protein sequence MADIPVYLVAGFLDAGKTNFINGILEDGFARQDPTLLLCCEEGEEEYEKNALDNVTVITIEDEEDLKCSYLKELEKEYHPKQVLIEYNGMWQMERLYREVLPANWVLYQIMTFVYAPTFEMYAKNMGQLMMEKITNADMLVFNRCTPELRDALRKRNLRMVNRRADIYLEMEDGTSEDYLTGDECPFDLSQDLIDVPDDDFGVWYVDVMDHPDRWAGKMVHMKLIMCHSKKYPGIHCPGRFVMTCCENDIQFMGLIAKGMNLNQYQNRDWVEVTGRMAVEKHAAYKGKGPVMHVISIGPCEKPQQEVVTF encoded by the coding sequence ATGGCAGACATTCCTGTTTATCTGGTGGCCGGCTTTCTGGATGCCGGCAAGACCAATTTCATCAACGGCATCCTGGAGGACGGCTTCGCCCGCCAGGATCCCACCCTGCTGCTCTGCTGCGAAGAGGGCGAGGAGGAGTACGAGAAAAACGCTTTGGACAACGTGACGGTCATCACCATTGAGGACGAGGAGGACCTGAAGTGCTCCTACCTGAAGGAGCTGGAGAAAGAGTACCACCCCAAACAGGTGCTGATCGAGTACAACGGCATGTGGCAGATGGAGCGGCTGTACCGGGAGGTTCTGCCCGCCAACTGGGTGCTGTACCAGATCATGACCTTCGTCTACGCCCCCACCTTTGAGATGTACGCCAAGAATATGGGCCAGCTGATGATGGAGAAAATCACCAACGCGGACATGCTGGTGTTCAACCGCTGTACGCCGGAGCTGCGGGACGCCCTGCGGAAGCGGAACCTTCGGATGGTGAACCGTCGGGCTGACATTTACCTGGAGATGGAGGACGGCACCAGCGAGGACTACCTCACCGGCGACGAGTGCCCCTTCGACCTGAGCCAGGACCTGATCGACGTGCCGGACGACGACTTCGGTGTGTGGTATGTGGACGTGATGGATCACCCGGACCGCTGGGCGGGCAAGATGGTCCACATGAAGCTTATCATGTGCCACTCCAAGAAGTACCCGGGCATCCACTGCCCCGGCCGCTTTGTCATGACCTGCTGTGAGAACGACATCCAGTTCATGGGTCTCATCGCCAAGGGCATGAACCTGAACCAGTACCAGAACCGGGACTGGGTGGAGGTCACCGGCCGGATGGCGGTGGAGAAGCACGCCGCTTACAAGGGCAAGGGGCCGGTGATGCATGTGATCTCCATCGGGCCCTGTGAGAAGCCCCAGCAAGAAGTCGTGACGTTCTAA
- a CDS encoding glucose-1-phosphate adenylyltransferase translates to MKKECIAMLLAGGQGSRLYVLTGDMAKPAVPFGGKYRIIDFPLSNCTNSGIDTVGVLTQYRPLELNSYIGSGVPWDLDGSTGGVHILPPYMGSKGGTWYKGTANAIYQNIGFINLYDPEYVVILSGDHIYKMDYSKMVERHKAVGAACTISVMEVPWSEASRFGIMSVDENDLITEFAEKPKEPKSNLASMGIYVFTWKTLRRYLEADEANPNSENDFGKNVIPAMLGDGERMAAYRFSGYWKDVGTLESLWDANMDMLSPESGLDLLDESWPIYARSVNAPPAFLGRRCQISHSAFNRGSDLEGTVENSVLAPNVTVGEGARVSYSVLFPGVTVEPGAVVEYAILGEGCRIGRNCCLGGTPEETAPDPWGLTVLAPGCVLEDEKRVRPGVMLNKNGEEVSR, encoded by the coding sequence ATGAAAAAAGAGTGCATCGCCATGCTGCTGGCCGGCGGCCAGGGCAGCCGCCTGTACGTCCTCACCGGCGACATGGCCAAGCCCGCCGTGCCCTTCGGCGGGAAATACCGCATCATCGACTTTCCCCTGTCCAACTGCACCAATTCCGGCATCGACACCGTGGGCGTGCTGACCCAGTACCGGCCCCTGGAGTTGAACAGCTACATCGGCAGCGGCGTGCCTTGGGACCTGGACGGGTCCACCGGCGGCGTCCACATCCTGCCGCCCTACATGGGCAGCAAGGGCGGCACCTGGTACAAGGGCACCGCCAACGCCATCTATCAGAACATCGGGTTCATCAACCTGTATGACCCGGAGTATGTGGTGATCCTCTCCGGCGACCACATCTACAAGATGGATTACTCCAAGATGGTGGAGCGCCATAAGGCCGTGGGCGCCGCCTGCACGATCTCCGTCATGGAGGTGCCGTGGTCGGAGGCGTCCCGCTTCGGCATCATGAGCGTGGACGAGAACGACCTCATCACGGAGTTCGCAGAGAAGCCCAAGGAGCCCAAGAGCAATCTAGCGTCCATGGGCATCTACGTCTTCACCTGGAAGACCCTGCGGCGGTATCTGGAGGCTGACGAGGCCAACCCCAACTCCGAAAATGACTTCGGCAAAAATGTGATCCCCGCCATGCTGGGGGATGGAGAACGGATGGCCGCCTACCGCTTCAGCGGTTACTGGAAGGACGTGGGGACGCTGGAGTCCCTGTGGGACGCCAACATGGATATGCTCTCCCCGGAGTCGGGCCTGGACCTGCTGGACGAGTCCTGGCCCATTTACGCCCGGTCCGTCAACGCGCCGCCGGCCTTTTTGGGCCGCCGCTGCCAGATCAGCCACAGTGCCTTCAACCGGGGCAGCGATCTGGAGGGGACGGTGGAGAACTCCGTCCTGGCTCCCAATGTCACCGTGGGGGAGGGGGCCCGGGTGTCCTACTCCGTCCTGTTCCCCGGGGTGACCGTGGAGCCCGGCGCCGTGGTGGAATACGCTATCCTGGGCGAGGGCTGCCGCATCGGCCGCAACTGCTGCCTGGGCGGCACGCCGGAGGAGACGGCGCCGGATCCCTGGGGCCTGACGGTGCTGGCGCCGGGCTGCGTCCTGGAGGATGAGAAGCGGGTGCGCCCCGGCGTGATGCTGAACAAGAACGGCGAGGAGGTGTCCAGATGA
- a CDS encoding LTA synthase family protein, translating to MCGNPTRKDRLLLKLHDHFPKVRLPLWATLLAAVLLAGAITLLALWCQPNALRSVLAVFRAQPLLIILNCLPVGMLLLVFTCLLRNVFFAGALANFAVCALSIANRIKIEVRDEPVFPRDFALLKEAGSAVGTYDIQFPVPSIAAVVVFSLVLVALGLFVGSRPFPIARLRGWVGSLLGAAASFAVLAGLILTVYASNDLYNSFRVSNAYYIPSVFNELGFPYCFCHQFTTYPVDKPEGFSRSEAAGWDQGGDTGLGKDVNVIMVMDEAFSDITDSDAFAFTAENDPLPNLHALREDPHAVAGHIVVPGFAGGTANTEFDVLTGMQTNALAAGTTSSFRVVNRNLDSLFRVFGGDGYHTSFFHPGDDWFYNRENVYRWFGAEETVFADQMEALAYKGRWVTDDYMAGLIEQEFADTVAAGETLFHYTTTIQNHMSYTLDKYGESYAYPEVPLNTAVSDEVETLLRVYTEGARDADAMLGRLVDTFSAVEEPVVLVFFGDHLPYLGDNQLAYAELGFTARPEWDALTSYETPYVIWANDAAAQALDWEAAVASLDLPEDGRLSASFLGAAVLELTGRTGESPWFDFLNQLRRELPVVQKQAYQLADGTVTDQLTEEQAAKIAKWRQWSYYKLMYKEID from the coding sequence GTGTGTGGAAATCCAACCAGAAAGGACCGTCTGCTCTTGAAGCTCCATGACCATTTTCCCAAAGTCCGACTGCCCCTGTGGGCCACGCTTCTGGCCGCTGTGCTGCTGGCGGGCGCCATCACTCTGCTGGCGCTCTGGTGCCAGCCCAATGCCCTGCGGAGCGTCCTGGCCGTCTTCCGGGCGCAGCCGCTGCTGATTATCCTGAACTGCCTGCCGGTGGGGATGCTGCTGCTGGTGTTCACCTGCCTGCTCCGGAACGTGTTCTTCGCCGGGGCGCTGGCGAACTTCGCCGTCTGCGCCCTGTCTATCGCCAACCGCATCAAGATCGAGGTACGGGACGAGCCGGTGTTTCCCCGGGACTTTGCCCTGCTGAAAGAAGCGGGCAGCGCTGTGGGGACTTACGACATCCAGTTCCCGGTGCCGTCCATCGCCGCCGTCGTGGTGTTCTCGCTGGTGCTGGTGGCCCTGGGGCTTTTCGTAGGCAGCCGCCCCTTCCCCATCGCCCGGCTCCGCGGCTGGGTGGGAAGCCTGCTGGGGGCTGCCGCCAGCTTTGCCGTGCTGGCAGGACTGATCCTGACAGTCTATGCCTCCAATGATCTGTACAACTCCTTCCGGGTATCCAACGCCTACTATATTCCCTCCGTGTTCAACGAGCTGGGGTTCCCCTACTGCTTCTGCCACCAGTTCACCACCTACCCGGTGGACAAGCCTGAGGGCTTCAGTCGGTCGGAGGCGGCCGGCTGGGACCAGGGCGGCGACACCGGTCTGGGGAAGGATGTGAACGTCATTATGGTGATGGATGAGGCCTTCTCCGATATCACGGACAGCGACGCTTTCGCTTTCACAGCGGAGAACGACCCCCTGCCCAACCTCCACGCCCTGCGGGAGGATCCCCACGCCGTCGCCGGCCATATCGTGGTGCCCGGCTTCGCCGGCGGCACTGCCAACACGGAATTCGACGTGCTGACAGGCATGCAGACCAACGCGCTCGCTGCCGGAACGACCTCCTCCTTCCGGGTGGTAAACCGGAACCTGGACAGCCTCTTCCGGGTGTTTGGCGGCGATGGCTACCACACCTCCTTCTTCCACCCGGGGGACGACTGGTTTTACAACCGGGAGAACGTCTACCGCTGGTTCGGGGCGGAGGAGACCGTATTTGCTGACCAGATGGAGGCGCTTGCATACAAGGGCCGCTGGGTCACGGATGACTACATGGCGGGCCTGATTGAACAGGAATTCGCGGACACTGTGGCCGCTGGCGAGACGCTGTTCCACTACACAACCACCATTCAGAACCACATGTCCTACACCCTGGACAAGTACGGCGAGAGCTATGCCTATCCGGAGGTGCCGCTGAACACGGCGGTGTCCGACGAGGTGGAGACGCTGCTGAGAGTCTACACCGAAGGGGCTCGGGACGCGGACGCCATGCTGGGCCGCCTGGTGGACACCTTCTCCGCCGTGGAGGAGCCGGTGGTGCTGGTGTTCTTCGGAGACCATCTGCCCTATCTGGGCGACAACCAGCTGGCCTACGCGGAACTGGGCTTCACGGCCCGGCCGGAGTGGGACGCACTGACCTCCTACGAGACGCCCTATGTGATCTGGGCCAATGACGCCGCCGCGCAGGCCCTGGACTGGGAGGCCGCCGTAGCGTCCCTGGACCTGCCGGAGGATGGGCGGCTCTCCGCCAGCTTCCTGGGGGCCGCGGTGCTGGAGCTCACCGGGCGGACCGGGGAGAGCCCCTGGTTCGACTTTCTGAACCAGCTGCGCCGGGAGCTGCCTGTGGTGCAGAAGCAGGCGTATCAGCTGGCAGACGGCACAGTGACGGACCAGCTGACGGAGGAACAGGCGGCGAAGATCGCCAAATGGCGTCAGTGGAGCTACTACAAGCTGATGTATAAGGAGATCGACTGA
- a CDS encoding alanine/glycine:cation symporter family protein, with product MTVSEWIAYVDQRVWGPGMLVLLMGTGVFLTLRTRFLPWRNLGWALKSVLGRDSRAKAGGAGDVSPFSALMTTLAATIGTGNIVGVATALVAGGPGALVWMEISALFGLSSKCAECLLAVKYRQRDAGGEMRGGPMYTMCAALRWKRLGGALAFLFALFTVLASLGMGDMAQANSIAGALADSFSVPARTTGVAVALLALVVILGGIRRIAGVCSVVVPLMAVLYLLAGTAVLLGHLSALPGAVAEMFRLAFSPAAAAGGAAGTMTASALNAARWGIARGCFSHEAGMGSAAIPAASAATDSPARQGYVNMTGVFFDTTVICTVTGLCICASGVLGTADASGGQVNGVALTALAFKTVLGPLGGLLVSLGIVLFAFSTILGWEFCGETAFAFLFGRRAIPLYRILFALAAFLGATQSLEVVWNLSDIFNALMAVPNLISLLLLSGTAARELEAFQPEIRRGRRLRQRRAVRRAL from the coding sequence ATGACAGTTTCAGAGTGGATCGCGTATGTGGACCAGCGGGTCTGGGGCCCGGGAATGCTGGTGCTGCTGATGGGCACCGGCGTCTTCCTCACCCTGCGCACCCGCTTTCTCCCCTGGCGGAACCTGGGCTGGGCGCTGAAAAGTGTTCTCGGCCGTGACTCCCGCGCCAAGGCAGGCGGGGCCGGCGATGTGTCCCCCTTCTCCGCCCTGATGACCACGCTGGCCGCCACCATCGGTACCGGAAACATCGTGGGCGTGGCCACGGCCTTGGTGGCGGGCGGCCCCGGCGCCTTGGTGTGGATGGAGATCTCCGCCCTCTTCGGCCTTTCCTCCAAGTGCGCGGAGTGCCTGCTGGCCGTCAAGTACCGCCAGCGGGACGCCGGCGGCGAAATGCGCGGCGGCCCCATGTATACCATGTGCGCCGCCCTGCGGTGGAAGCGGCTGGGAGGTGCCCTGGCCTTTCTCTTCGCCCTCTTCACAGTTCTGGCCTCCCTGGGCATGGGGGACATGGCCCAGGCCAATTCCATCGCCGGGGCGCTGGCCGACAGCTTCTCCGTTCCGGCCCGGACCACCGGGGTGGCAGTGGCTCTGCTGGCTCTCGTGGTCATTCTGGGCGGTATCCGGCGGATTGCCGGAGTCTGCTCCGTGGTGGTGCCCCTCATGGCGGTCCTTTACCTGCTGGCGGGCACCGCAGTGCTGCTGGGGCATCTGTCCGCTCTGCCCGGAGCCGTGGCAGAGATGTTCCGCCTGGCCTTCTCTCCCGCCGCCGCTGCGGGTGGCGCGGCGGGGACTATGACCGCCTCCGCCCTGAACGCCGCTCGCTGGGGCATTGCCAGAGGCTGCTTTTCCCACGAGGCGGGCATGGGCTCCGCCGCCATCCCTGCTGCCTCCGCCGCCACAGACAGCCCCGCCCGCCAGGGGTATGTGAACATGACCGGCGTATTCTTCGACACCACAGTGATCTGCACAGTCACGGGCCTGTGCATCTGCGCCTCCGGCGTGCTGGGGACTGCCGACGCTTCCGGCGGGCAGGTAAACGGCGTGGCCCTCACCGCCCTGGCCTTTAAGACCGTGCTGGGCCCCCTGGGGGGGCTGCTGGTCTCCCTGGGGATCGTGCTGTTCGCCTTCTCCACCATCCTGGGATGGGAGTTCTGCGGGGAAACGGCCTTTGCATTTCTCTTCGGCCGCCGGGCCATCCCTCTCTATCGAATTCTCTTCGCCCTGGCGGCCTTTCTGGGCGCCACTCAGAGCCTGGAGGTGGTATGGAATCTCTCCGACATCTTCAACGCCCTGATGGCAGTGCCCAACCTGATCTCCCTGCTCCTCCTCTCCGGCACCGCCGCCCGGGAGCTGGAGGCCTTCCAGCCGGAGATCCGCCGCGGGCGGAGACTCCGGCAGAGGCGGGCCGTCCGGCGGGCACTCTGA
- the glgB gene encoding 1,4-alpha-glucan branching protein GlgB → MAKQGQADRFHQGTMTDGWRWFGAHPAKKRGRDGWTFRVWAPHAEAVSVVGDFNDWEEGAAPLARKGEIWEGFLPDLPVYTSYKYAVRGADGQVRQKADPYGFHTETRPATASKLYDISGFKWTDGAFREKKAKHPVYTSPLNIYEVHLGSWKKRGNGDFIDYKDLAKDLAAYVKDMGYTAIELLPVTEHPLDDSWGYQCTGYFAPTSRFGTPKDFMWFVNHMHKNGILVLLDWVPSHFCKDAQGLYEFDGTYCYEYSDPNKREHAAWGTRVFDYGRPEVKSFLFSSARFWLEEYHIDGLRVDAVASMLYLDYDRQGGAWTPNQYGGHENLEAIEFLRELNTMAFQTDPSVLMIAEESTAWPLVTRPPDVGGLGFNLKWNMGWMNDMCHYLKLDPYFRQYNHKDITFSMMYAFSENFVLPISHDEVVHMKGSIVGKMPGDYDNQLRCLRGFYAYLLAHPGKKLLFMGAEIGQWHEWDSDGQLDWYLLDRPENQKLRKFFREINAFYKKTAALWEVDFDWAGFEWLVPDDNHNNVVVFLRRDKKGRDLMCAVNFSPNTYTNYRMGVPPYRRYVPVFNTDDPAYGGDGFGDSEAVMVEAVPSHGKECSAAIRIPAFGAVFLRGEGTFPRPRKKQQAKELEKT, encoded by the coding sequence ATGGCAAAACAAGGACAGGCGGACCGTTTCCACCAGGGGACGATGACGGACGGCTGGCGCTGGTTCGGCGCCCACCCTGCCAAAAAGCGGGGCAGAGATGGCTGGACGTTCCGGGTCTGGGCCCCCCATGCGGAGGCGGTGTCCGTCGTGGGCGACTTCAACGACTGGGAGGAGGGAGCGGCCCCCCTCGCCCGTAAGGGCGAGATCTGGGAGGGCTTTCTGCCGGACCTGCCGGTCTATACTTCCTATAAATATGCGGTGCGGGGGGCGGACGGCCAGGTCCGCCAGAAGGCGGACCCCTACGGCTTCCACACAGAGACCCGGCCGGCGACAGCCAGCAAGCTGTATGACATCAGCGGATTCAAGTGGACGGACGGCGCTTTCCGGGAGAAGAAGGCCAAGCACCCGGTCTATACATCACCGCTGAATATCTATGAGGTCCATCTGGGCTCCTGGAAAAAGCGGGGAAACGGGGACTTCATCGACTACAAGGACCTGGCGAAGGATCTGGCCGCCTATGTGAAGGATATGGGCTACACCGCCATCGAACTGCTGCCGGTGACGGAGCACCCCCTGGACGACTCCTGGGGCTACCAGTGCACCGGGTACTTCGCCCCAACCTCCCGGTTCGGCACGCCCAAGGACTTCATGTGGTTCGTGAACCACATGCATAAAAACGGCATCCTGGTGCTGCTGGACTGGGTGCCCTCCCACTTCTGCAAGGACGCTCAGGGCCTCTACGAATTCGACGGCACCTACTGCTATGAGTACAGCGATCCCAACAAGCGGGAGCACGCCGCCTGGGGCACCCGGGTCTTCGACTACGGCCGGCCCGAGGTGAAGAGCTTTCTCTTCTCCTCCGCCCGCTTCTGGCTGGAAGAGTACCACATCGACGGCCTGCGGGTGGACGCGGTGGCCTCCATGCTGTACCTGGACTACGACCGCCAGGGCGGAGCCTGGACCCCCAATCAGTACGGTGGACACGAGAACCTGGAGGCCATCGAGTTTCTGCGGGAGCTGAACACCATGGCCTTCCAGACGGACCCAAGCGTGCTGATGATCGCCGAGGAGTCCACCGCCTGGCCCCTGGTGACCCGCCCGCCGGACGTGGGGGGATTGGGCTTCAATCTGAAGTGGAACATGGGCTGGATGAACGACATGTGCCACTATTTGAAGCTGGATCCCTATTTCCGCCAGTACAACCACAAGGACATCACCTTCTCCATGATGTATGCCTTTTCTGAGAACTTTGTGCTGCCCATCTCCCACGATGAGGTGGTCCACATGAAGGGGTCCATCGTGGGGAAGATGCCCGGGGACTACGACAACCAGCTGCGGTGCCTGAGAGGCTTCTACGCCTATCTCCTGGCCCACCCGGGGAAGAAGCTGCTGTTTATGGGGGCGGAGATCGGCCAGTGGCACGAGTGGGACTCCGACGGGCAGCTGGACTGGTACCTGCTGGACCGACCAGAGAATCAGAAGCTCCGGAAGTTCTTCCGGGAGATCAACGCCTTTTATAAAAAGACGGCGGCTTTGTGGGAGGTCGACTTCGACTGGGCGGGCTTTGAATGGCTGGTGCCGGACGACAACCACAACAACGTGGTGGTGTTTCTGCGCAGGGACAAGAAGGGCCGCGACCTTATGTGCGCGGTGAACTTCTCGCCCAACACCTATACGAACTATCGGATGGGCGTGCCGCCCTACAGGCGGTATGTGCCCGTGTTCAATACCGATGACCCCGCATACGGCGGCGACGGTTTCGGCGATTCTGAGGCGGTGATGGTGGAGGCCGTGCCCTCCCATGGAAAGGAATGCTCCGCCGCCATCCGGATCCCGGCCTTCGGTGCGGTGTTCCTGCGGGGCGAGGGGACGTTCCCCAGACCCAGGAAGAAACAACAGGCAAAGGAGTTGGAAAAGACATGA
- a CDS encoding stage V sporulation T C-terminal domain-containing protein has translation MKATGIVRRIDDLGRVVIPKEIRRTMRIREGDPLEIYTSREGEVIFKKYSLLGGVEDFAAELCETMSRSTGSVCAVTDRDTVIAVAGGSKRELMGKRITPELEQIMESRKIYQYTGEGQPLQVTEGIDSLLTTVAAPILAEGDLLGLVLFISSDPAAVTGDTEYKLAQTIAAFLGRHMES, from the coding sequence ATGAAGGCAACTGGAATCGTGCGGCGGATCGACGACCTGGGCCGGGTGGTAATCCCCAAGGAGATCCGGCGCACCATGCGGATCCGGGAGGGCGATCCATTGGAAATCTACACCAGCCGCGAGGGTGAGGTCATCTTCAAGAAATACTCGCTGCTGGGCGGTGTGGAGGACTTCGCCGCGGAGCTCTGCGAGACCATGAGCCGGTCCACCGGCAGCGTCTGCGCCGTCACGGACCGGGACACGGTCATCGCCGTGGCGGGCGGCAGCAAGCGGGAGCTTATGGGCAAGCGGATCACCCCGGAGCTGGAGCAGATCATGGAGAGTCGGAAAATCTACCAGTACACCGGCGAGGGCCAGCCCCTCCAGGTGACGGAGGGCATCGACAGCCTGCTGACCACCGTGGCGGCCCCCATCCTGGCGGAGGGCGACCTGCTGGGCCTGGTGCTGTTCATCTCCAGCGATCCCGCTGCCGTCACCGGCGACACCGAGTACAAGCTGGCCCAGACCATCGCCGCCTTTCTGGGCCGGCACATGGAGAGCTGA
- a CDS encoding helix-turn-helix transcriptional regulator, translating into MDAKATGGLIARRRKEKNWSQGELTERLHVTDKAVSRWETGRGLPDENPWALGLA; encoded by the coding sequence ATGGACGCAAAAGCCACCGGCGGGCTGATCGCCCGGCGCCGAAAAGAGAAGAACTGGAGCCAGGGGGAACTGACGGAACGGCTCCACGTGACGGACAAGGCCGTGAGCCGCTGGGAGACGGGCCGGGGCCTGCCCGATGAGAATCCTTGGGCGCTTGGTCTCGCATAA